From Pararge aegeria chromosome 9, ilParAegt1.1, whole genome shotgun sequence, the proteins below share one genomic window:
- the LOC120626196 gene encoding acetylcholine receptor subunit alpha-like, with protein sequence MRARAVPARAARLLLLALLLAGCAGNPDAKRLYDDLLSNYNKLVRPVLNVSDALTVRIKLKLSQLIDVNLKNQIMTTNLWVEQSWYDYKLSWEPREYGGVEMLHVPSDHIWRPDIVLYNNADGNFEVTLATKATLNYTGRVDWRPPAIYKSSCEIDVEYFPFDQQTCIMKFGSWTYDGFQVDLRHIDEARGTNVVELGVDLSEFYTSVEWDILEVPAVRNEKFYTCCDEPYLDITFNITMRRKTLFYTVNLIIPCMGISFLTVLVFYLPSDSGEKVSLSISILLSLTVFFLLLAEIIPPTSLVVPLLGKFVLFTMILDTFSICVTVVVLNVHFRSPQTHTMAPWVRRVFIHVLPRLLVMRRPHCRLDPHRSRFAGLVTSGGWSPEPAPASPGACRVHDAPALCDALRRWHRCPELHKAIDGINYIADQTRKEEESTRVKEDWKYVAMVLDRLFLWIFTLAVLVGSAGIILQAPTLYDERAPIDVRLSEIAYAAAKHRPPPR encoded by the exons ATGCGCGCCCGCGCTGTGCCCGCCCGCGCGGCGAGACTGCTGCTGCTGGCGCTGCTGCTGGCcg GCTGCGCCGGCAACCCGGACGCCAAGCGCCTGTACGACGACCTGCTCAGCAACTACAACAAGCTGGTGCGGCCCGTGCTCAACGTCAGCGACGCGCTCACCGTGCGCATCAAGCTGAAGCTCAGCCAGCTCATCGACGTG AACTTAAAAAACCAGATTATGACAACCAACTTATGGGTGGAACAG AGCTGGTACGACTACAAGCTGTCGTGGGAGCCGCGCGAGTACGGCGGTGTGGAGATGCTGCACGTGCCGTCCGACCACATCTGGCGCCCCGACATCGTGCTGTACAACAA TGCGGATGGCAACTTCGAGGTGACGCTGGCTACCAAGGCCACGCTGAACTACACGGGGCGAGTGGACTGGCGCCCGCCCGCCATATACAAGTCCTCCTGCGAGATCGACGTCGAGTACTTCCCCTTCGACCAGCAGACCTGCATCATGAAGTTTGGCTCCTGGACTTATGATGGTTTCCAG GTGGACTTGCGACACATCGACGAGGCCCGAGGAACCAATGTCGTGGAACTAGGCGTGGATCTTAGCGAATTCTATACTTCAGTCGAATGGGACATACTTGAAGTTCCTGCGGTTAG aAATGAAAAGTTCTACACATGCTGTGATGAACCCTACCTGGACATCACGTTCAACATCACGATGCGGCGCAAGACGCTGTTCTACACCGTGAACCTCATCATCCCGTGCATGGGCATCTCGTTCCTCACGGTGCTGGTGTTCTACCTGCCCTCCGACAGCGGCGAGAAGGTGTCGCTGTCCATCTCCATCCTGCTGTCGCTCACCGTGTTCTTCCTGCTGCTGGCCGAGATCATCCCGCCCACGTCGCTGGTGGTGCCGCTGCTCGGCAAGTTCGTGCTGTTCACCATGATCCTCGACACGTTCAG CATCTGCGTGACCGTGGTGGTGCTCAACGTGCACTTCCGCTCGCCGCAGACGCACACCATGGCGCCCTGGGTGCGGCGCGTGTTCATCCACGTGCTGCCGCGCCTGCTGGTCATGCGCCGCCCGCACTGCCGCCTGGACCCGCACCGCAGCCGCTT CGCAGGCCTGGTGACGAGTGGCGGCTGGTCGCCCGAGCCGGCGCCCGCGTCGCCGGGCGCGTGCCGCGTGCACGACGCGCCCGCGCTGTGCGACGCGCTGCGGCGCTGGCACCGCTGTCCCGAGCTGCACAAGGCCATCGACGGCATCAACTACATCGCCGACCAGACGCGCAAGGAGGAGGAGTCCACCCGG GTTAAGGAGGACTGGAAGTACGTGGCCATGGTACTGGACCGGCTGTTCCTGTGGATCTTCACGCTGGCCGTGCTGGTGGGCTCGGCCGGCATCATCCTGCAGGCGCCCACGCTGTACGACGAGCGCGCGCCTATCGACGTGCGCCTGTCCGAGATAGCGTACGCCGCCGCCAAGCACCGGCCGCCGCCGCGCTAG